A single genomic interval of Terriglobus albidus harbors:
- a CDS encoding energy transducer TonB — translation MGEQLLLWRQRSALLLQTQQGRVAVSTGLHLLTLFVVANAWWIGARKLKPAGTRQGARVMMTYNPGKLSQTHEVKRALKHHTPRKNVVEAPVVVTPPVDPPGERGNEALGDGNVSIAYVQAFPQERPDLSAVGATGDIFVDLQIDDTGHIARVHARRGMGTQIDQMVLATVQQWVFHPAVKNGRPISSEQELHFHFDRRRNPGGCGWECITLESN, via the coding sequence ATGGGAGAGCAGCTCCTGTTGTGGAGACAGCGTTCGGCGCTCCTGCTGCAGACGCAGCAGGGCAGGGTTGCTGTGTCGACAGGACTGCATCTGCTCACGCTCTTTGTTGTTGCGAACGCATGGTGGATTGGAGCGCGGAAGCTCAAACCGGCCGGTACCCGCCAAGGCGCCAGGGTGATGATGACCTACAACCCCGGAAAGCTCTCGCAGACGCATGAGGTGAAGCGGGCCTTGAAGCATCACACCCCTCGGAAGAACGTGGTAGAGGCTCCAGTGGTGGTGACGCCTCCGGTCGATCCTCCAGGGGAGCGCGGCAATGAAGCATTGGGCGATGGAAATGTGAGCATCGCCTACGTGCAGGCGTTCCCCCAGGAACGTCCGGACTTATCAGCGGTCGGCGCTACCGGCGATATCTTCGTCGATCTGCAGATCGACGATACCGGTCACATTGCCCGGGTGCACGCGCGTAGAGGAATGGGAACGCAGATCGACCAGATGGTGCTGGCTACCGTACAGCAGTGGGTCTTTCATCCGGCAGTGAAGAACGGCAGACCCATCAGCAGCGAGCAGGAACTCCACTTCCACTTCGACCGCCGCAGGAACCCTGGCGGATGCGGATGGGAGTGCATCACGCTGGAATCGAACTAA
- a CDS encoding NAD(P)H-hydrate dehydratase, whose product MKILTAEQMGETDRRTAAEFGVSMQELMDNAGTSVARFALRRYPEARRIVVLCGKGNNGGDGFVAAHRLHAAGRKVQVIVLAAGKDDLRGDAANAFSALDAPVIFATESIVLPEADLYIDAILGTGFKPPMRGLACNLRAQLTQLAKPVLAVDLPSGWDADSHGATAGDAFPADAVVTFTAPKPAHIFGQMNRDGAFGAVAVAPIGSPAESLPKADLTWTGSSKALTETPRPLNSNKGRFGHVLVLGGSRGKSGAAAMASLAALRSGAGLVTAAVPDSVLDSVARIAPELMCLPLQEIDGHVALANFETRTQWLEKISVLAIGPGLGTQPETTEFVRRAVLKTALPVVIDADALNAFAEKPELLRAQAGRVMVLTPHPGEMARLLGITVKEVEADRIGLARYYATDRNLTLVLKGWRTLVAHPDGEISVNTTGHPAMSKGGSGDILTGMVAAMLAQHPDHVKDAVNTAVYLHGLAGMMAARNQDEHTVLATDTLAHLSDAFRYRIADEDGLTWVGGLR is encoded by the coding sequence ATGAAGATTCTTACCGCAGAGCAGATGGGCGAGACCGACCGGCGCACCGCCGCCGAGTTCGGCGTCTCCATGCAGGAGTTGATGGACAACGCCGGCACCTCGGTCGCGCGCTTTGCGCTGCGGCGTTATCCCGAGGCGCGCCGCATCGTCGTCCTCTGTGGCAAGGGCAATAACGGAGGCGATGGCTTCGTCGCCGCTCACCGGCTGCACGCGGCCGGGCGGAAGGTGCAGGTGATCGTTCTGGCCGCGGGCAAAGACGATCTGCGTGGCGATGCCGCCAACGCCTTCAGCGCACTGGATGCACCGGTGATCTTCGCGACGGAAAGCATCGTCCTTCCCGAAGCCGATCTCTATATCGATGCCATCCTCGGTACCGGGTTCAAGCCGCCGATGCGTGGCCTGGCTTGCAACCTGCGGGCACAACTGACCCAGCTTGCAAAACCTGTTTTGGCCGTAGATCTCCCTTCCGGATGGGATGCTGACTCGCATGGAGCCACCGCGGGCGACGCATTTCCCGCCGATGCGGTCGTAACCTTCACCGCTCCAAAGCCGGCTCACATCTTCGGCCAGATGAACCGGGATGGCGCCTTCGGTGCTGTCGCCGTGGCCCCGATCGGCTCACCTGCTGAATCTCTCCCCAAAGCCGATCTCACCTGGACCGGATCTTCCAAAGCGCTGACGGAGACACCTCGCCCACTGAACAGCAACAAGGGCAGATTCGGACACGTGCTGGTGCTCGGCGGCTCAAGGGGAAAGTCCGGTGCTGCCGCAATGGCTTCCCTCGCCGCATTGCGCTCCGGTGCAGGCCTGGTTACAGCCGCGGTGCCTGATTCTGTGCTCGATTCGGTAGCCCGCATCGCTCCCGAATTGATGTGCCTGCCACTGCAAGAGATCGACGGGCACGTCGCTCTAGCGAACTTCGAAACGCGCACCCAGTGGCTTGAGAAGATCAGCGTTCTCGCCATCGGTCCCGGTCTTGGAACACAGCCGGAGACGACCGAGTTCGTCCGCCGCGCGGTGCTTAAAACAGCTCTTCCGGTCGTCATCGATGCCGACGCCCTGAATGCCTTTGCTGAAAAACCGGAGCTGCTGCGCGCGCAAGCCGGACGTGTGATGGTGCTGACACCGCACCCAGGCGAGATGGCCCGCCTTCTCGGCATCACCGTCAAAGAGGTAGAGGCCGACCGGATCGGGCTCGCCCGTTACTATGCCACCGACCGCAACCTGACCCTGGTGCTGAAGGGCTGGCGGACCCTGGTGGCGCATCCCGATGGAGAGATCTCCGTCAACACCACCGGGCATCCCGCGATGTCGAAGGGCGGCAGTGGAGACATTCTGACCGGCATGGTGGCAGCCATGCTGGCGCAGCATCCCGATCACGTTAAAGACGCGGTCAACACCGCTGTCTATCTACACGGTCTCGCCGGCATGATGGCCGCGCGCAACCAGGACGAACATACGGTGCTGGCCACCGACACATTGGCCCATCTGAGCGACGCCTTCCGCTACCGCATTGCGGACGAAGACGGCCTCACCTGGGTTGGAGGACTTCGCTAG
- the tsaE gene encoding tRNA (adenosine(37)-N6)-threonylcarbamoyltransferase complex ATPase subunit type 1 TsaE — MLVKRFKTRSVEGTLALGPNMAEKLMPTPKLILLRGELGAGKTTLVKGIAQALTGVDPEEVTSPTFTLVHEYAGPKVHLYHLDLYRLEKEEELAALGIDEMASQPDALVLVEWGDKFQSVIQRASGQIMMRANELDEREIFLEIL; from the coding sequence ATGCTCGTAAAAAGATTCAAGACCCGCTCCGTGGAGGGCACGCTTGCGCTTGGCCCGAATATGGCCGAAAAGCTGATGCCGACACCGAAGCTGATTCTGCTGCGCGGCGAGTTAGGCGCCGGGAAAACCACCCTGGTGAAAGGCATCGCCCAGGCGCTAACCGGCGTCGATCCGGAGGAGGTCACCAGCCCGACCTTCACACTCGTGCATGAGTACGCAGGACCGAAGGTGCATCTGTATCATCTCGACCTTTACCGTTTGGAAAAGGAAGAAGAGCTTGCGGCGCTCGGTATCGACGAGATGGCCTCGCAGCCTGATGCTCTTGTCCTGGTGGAGTGGGGTGATAAGTTTCAGAGCGTGATTCAGCGCGCCAGTGGACAGATCATGATGCGGGCGAATGAGCTGGATGAGCGGGAGATCTTTTTGGAGATTCTGTAG
- a CDS encoding penicillin-binding transpeptidase domain-containing protein, whose amino-acid sequence MIQGFKKFFPGLVVGILAVSTAAALAADPTPTSARRTRGGSKVQESTRGKAHLAGLQHSRRAGKSAAAAKAAPAARSKAVATKGKRGAAPRLAVKRTRAGRFSERFTASSFADNLTLGDVATGEDPVVRESLIQALGNMNGTAVAIDPTNGRVLAMVNQKLALSRGAEPCSTIKLSVALAALSEGLIKHDTPVNLGGHYNVDLDYALAKSVNPYFEVLGRRMGFERVKHYANMFGLGELAGYNIDGEQLGVYPDEELPEKLGGVGRMCSFGESISMTPLQLGALVSAIANGGTLYYLQHPTTADAVANFQPKVKRTLDIAPLIPEMLPGMAGAVDARYGTARSLRANFKEFPVLGKTGTCSNNGTRYGWFASYADTPVGRMVTVFFLEGGRPTFGPKAAELTGIFYRSMADKSYFLQKTAPATTAAGSDEPKQVAVGVSQ is encoded by the coding sequence ATGATTCAGGGCTTTAAGAAGTTTTTTCCAGGACTGGTTGTAGGTATTCTCGCTGTTTCCACAGCCGCCGCATTGGCGGCCGACCCCACGCCGACAAGTGCAAGGCGCACCCGGGGAGGCTCCAAGGTACAGGAGAGTACTCGCGGAAAGGCGCATCTTGCCGGCCTGCAGCACAGCCGCCGCGCCGGAAAATCGGCGGCAGCCGCTAAGGCAGCCCCAGCCGCCAGGTCGAAGGCTGTTGCTACTAAGGGAAAACGCGGCGCTGCGCCGAGACTGGCCGTTAAGCGAACCCGCGCCGGCCGGTTCTCTGAGCGTTTTACAGCCAGCTCCTTCGCGGACAATCTAACGCTGGGCGATGTCGCGACCGGAGAGGATCCGGTAGTCCGCGAGTCTCTGATCCAGGCTCTGGGCAATATGAATGGCACCGCGGTGGCGATCGATCCCACCAACGGCCGTGTCCTGGCCATGGTCAACCAGAAGCTGGCGCTCTCGCGCGGAGCTGAACCCTGCTCCACCATCAAGCTGAGTGTGGCCCTGGCGGCTCTCTCCGAAGGCCTGATCAAGCACGACACGCCGGTCAACCTCGGTGGCCACTACAACGTGGATCTGGACTACGCCCTTGCCAAGTCGGTGAATCCGTACTTTGAGGTTCTGGGCCGCCGCATGGGCTTTGAGCGGGTCAAGCACTACGCCAACATGTTTGGCCTGGGCGAACTGGCCGGCTACAACATTGATGGCGAGCAGCTCGGTGTCTACCCCGATGAGGAACTGCCGGAGAAGCTGGGTGGCGTGGGCCGTATGTGCTCTTTTGGTGAGAGCATCTCGATGACTCCGCTGCAGCTCGGCGCTCTGGTCTCTGCTATCGCCAACGGCGGCACGCTCTACTATCTGCAGCACCCCACCACGGCGGACGCTGTCGCGAACTTCCAGCCAAAGGTGAAGCGGACGCTCGACATCGCTCCGCTGATCCCGGAGATGCTGCCCGGTATGGCCGGCGCGGTCGATGCCCGCTACGGTACCGCCCGCTCGCTGCGCGCCAATTTCAAGGAGTTCCCGGTGCTCGGCAAGACTGGCACCTGCTCCAACAACGGAACGCGCTATGGTTGGTTCGCCTCTTATGCGGACACTCCAGTCGGCCGGATGGTGACGGTCTTCTTCCTGGAAGGCGGACGTCCGACCTTCGGTCCGAAGGCGGCTGAGCTGACTGGAATCTTCTATCGTTCGATGGCCGACAAGAGCTACTTCCTGCAGAAAACGGCTCCGGCCACAACTGCTGCAGGCTCGGATGAGCCCAAGCAGGTTGCCGTGGGCGTATCGCAGTAG